From one Marinobacter sp. LV10MA510-1 genomic stretch:
- a CDS encoding SGNH/GDSL hydrolase family protein: protein MNRNIRTVPLFKRFIFATSITLTSSLALAGPLSFNDIFVFGDSLSDTGNNRSKVPFGSFAPIANFVGYGSNGRFSNGPVWHEYLADALGIPRATNSESGGNNYAFAGAEINNDRGFLGATSGILVQETLYNNDLAGSANANDLYITWAGGNDMRGLTDATDPIAAINAQLDSFVGVMSRLVGNGVGTLLVPNLPDLGLIPEFAGSANSAAATAASEAWNTGLEQRLISLSATTSASIFYLDVFGIFGFVLDGTAVASGITNTSDQCRSVSGFFGQNENECANADSYLFWDEIHPTTAAHKFLGLEAFALLASGNSVRAVPEPAVIWLMLLGIGAIVGRRATAAKPV from the coding sequence ATGAATAGAAATATCAGAACCGTCCCGCTGTTTAAACGTTTCATTTTTGCCACATCTATCACTCTTACTAGCAGTCTAGCCCTCGCCGGTCCATTGTCGTTTAACGACATTTTTGTGTTTGGCGATAGCTTGTCTGACACCGGGAATAACCGGAGCAAGGTGCCATTTGGCAGTTTCGCCCCTATTGCCAACTTCGTGGGCTATGGTAGCAATGGCCGCTTTTCCAACGGCCCGGTATGGCACGAATACTTGGCTGACGCATTGGGCATACCACGCGCGACCAATTCGGAAAGCGGCGGTAATAACTACGCCTTTGCTGGCGCCGAGATCAATAACGATCGCGGCTTCCTTGGCGCCACTTCCGGCATACTGGTTCAGGAAACACTCTACAACAACGATTTAGCGGGCAGCGCAAACGCAAACGACCTCTACATCACTTGGGCTGGCGGCAATGACATGCGTGGACTGACAGACGCTACCGACCCGATCGCTGCCATTAACGCCCAATTGGACAGTTTTGTCGGGGTTATGAGCCGGTTAGTAGGCAACGGTGTAGGCACGCTTCTGGTGCCCAACCTGCCGGACCTTGGCCTGATTCCGGAGTTTGCCGGCTCAGCTAACAGCGCCGCAGCGACCGCCGCCAGCGAAGCCTGGAATACCGGTTTGGAGCAGCGTCTGATTAGTTTGAGCGCAACCACTTCAGCATCCATATTCTATCTTGATGTCTTCGGTATATTCGGATTTGTTCTGGACGGTACTGCCGTCGCCTCAGGAATTACCAATACCTCCGACCAGTGTCGGTCTGTGTCGGGCTTTTTCGGCCAAAATGAAAACGAATGCGCCAACGCTGACAGTTATCTGTTCTGGGACGAAATACACCCCACCACCGCCGCTCATAAGTTCCTAGGATTAGAAGCCTTTGCGCTGCTGGCTTCAGGCAATTCGGTACGTGCCGTGCCCGAACCAGCGGTGATCTGGCTGATGCTGCTGGGCATTGGCGCTATTGTTGGGCGCCGAGCGACAGCCGCAAAGCCTGTCTGA
- a CDS encoding SDR family oxidoreductase yields the protein MKKRVVLITGANRGIGLELAQHYSRIGDHVIGVCRQTSDELEAAAARVIEHVDVTSGESVARLADALAGEHIDLLINNAGLLQENELGSIDFDSLRAQMEVNAYAPLRVTEALMSFIPFGGKVANITSQLGSITLNNSGGRYGYRASKAALNAFGKSLAVDLKPKGIAVAQLHPGFVQTGMTKGRGEITTAESVSGLTARIEELNLDNTGSFWHQTGELLPW from the coding sequence ATGAAAAAACGGGTTGTTTTGATTACCGGCGCCAACCGCGGCATTGGCCTGGAGCTGGCGCAGCACTATAGCCGTATTGGCGACCATGTCATTGGCGTATGCCGCCAAACCTCTGACGAGCTGGAGGCCGCAGCGGCGCGGGTAATTGAACATGTGGATGTAACGTCAGGTGAAAGCGTGGCAAGGCTGGCGGATGCATTGGCAGGGGAGCACATTGATCTTCTGATCAACAACGCCGGCTTATTGCAGGAAAACGAGCTGGGCAGCATCGACTTTGATTCCCTGCGGGCACAAATGGAAGTAAACGCTTACGCGCCACTGCGAGTGACCGAGGCGCTTATGTCGTTCATTCCGTTTGGCGGAAAAGTTGCCAACATCACCAGCCAGTTGGGCTCAATAACCTTGAATAATTCAGGTGGCAGGTATGGCTACCGGGCTTCTAAGGCGGCACTGAATGCGTTTGGCAAATCTCTCGCGGTGGATCTCAAACCCAAAGGCATTGCGGTGGCTCAATTGCACCCGGGGTTTGTGCAAACCGGTATGACCAAAGGGCGAGGGGAGATTACCACCGCCGAATCCGTCAGTGGGCTGACGGCGCGAATTGAGGAGCTGAATTTGGATAACACGGGTTCGTTCTGGCATCAGACCGGTGAGCTGCTGCCCTGGTAA
- a CDS encoding dicarboxylate/amino acid:cation symporter, whose translation MRALFHGYLNSSLILRVSIALVLGIAVGLIGGQPVADWLAPFGELLLRLLKFLIVPIVLFTLMVGINQANIGSMGRVGRKLMLYYIATSALAIIVGLAVATWLEPGSSMTLNENATVKVPDNPGFAAVLLNIIPNNIFTAFTELNLLGIIFTAVVFGIALLKLRESEQHAELGEHLYKVIEGLSEMTLKVMAGVLQYVPIGVFAIVAKTAGEQGMETILALGDMVVVLYIALAVQLVVYCVIMRGFGVNVREFFREARTPMATAFATQSSSGTLPLTITAARKLKIPQRIYGFSLPLGATINMDGAAIRIAISAVFAANVVGVPLDLMTMAEIVLIGTLTSIGTAGVPGAGIVMIATVFAQVGLPIETVALLVSIDALVGMGATGLNVTGDLVGTSVIARSESRHDT comes from the coding sequence ATGAGAGCTTTGTTTCATGGCTACCTCAATTCGTCACTGATTCTGCGCGTCAGCATTGCGCTGGTGTTGGGCATTGCCGTTGGGCTGATCGGTGGCCAGCCTGTGGCCGACTGGTTGGCGCCGTTTGGTGAGCTGCTGCTGCGTTTGCTGAAATTCCTGATCGTGCCCATTGTTTTGTTCACGTTAATGGTGGGTATCAACCAGGCCAATATCGGCAGTATGGGGCGGGTTGGCCGCAAACTGATGCTGTACTACATTGCCACTTCAGCGCTGGCTATTATTGTTGGGTTGGCTGTTGCAACCTGGCTCGAGCCCGGCAGTAGCATGACTCTGAATGAAAATGCGACGGTAAAAGTTCCGGACAACCCGGGCTTTGCAGCGGTGTTGCTGAACATTATTCCGAATAATATTTTTACCGCGTTTACCGAACTGAATCTGCTGGGGATTATTTTCACCGCCGTTGTATTCGGTATTGCGCTGTTAAAACTGCGGGAGTCAGAACAACACGCTGAGCTTGGCGAACACCTTTATAAGGTGATTGAGGGGCTCAGTGAAATGACCCTGAAGGTAATGGCAGGCGTGCTGCAATACGTGCCCATCGGGGTGTTTGCGATCGTGGCGAAAACCGCCGGTGAGCAGGGCATGGAAACTATTCTGGCTTTGGGCGACATGGTGGTGGTGCTGTACATTGCGCTAGCCGTTCAGTTGGTGGTGTATTGCGTGATAATGCGCGGTTTTGGTGTGAACGTACGTGAATTTTTCCGCGAAGCCAGAACGCCCATGGCGACGGCTTTCGCTACCCAGAGCAGTTCTGGCACCTTGCCGCTGACCATTACCGCAGCCCGCAAGCTGAAGATACCCCAGCGGATATATGGTTTCAGCTTGCCGTTAGGTGCAACCATTAATATGGACGGCGCTGCCATTCGCATCGCCATTTCCGCCGTATTCGCCGCCAATGTGGTGGGTGTTCCGCTGGACTTGATGACCATGGCCGAGATTGTGCTGATTGGCACGCTTACATCCATTGGCACCGCGGGCGTGCCTGGCGCCGGTATTGTGATGATTGCCACGGTGTTTGCACAGGTCGGCCTGCCGATTGAAACTGTGGCCCTGCTGGTGTCTATTGATGCCCTCGTGGGTATGGGCGCAACCGGCCTGAACGTGACCGGTGATCTGGTGGGTACGTCTGTTATTGCCCGTTCTGAAAGCCGCCACGATACCTGA
- a CDS encoding DUF2897 family protein translates to MPMIGWIILLASLALILGSLFMLRDTSGTMSLSGEKLEKVRKRKAEQEALDKQDEQKD, encoded by the coding sequence ATGCCAATGATCGGTTGGATTATCTTACTTGCCTCACTGGCGCTGATTTTAGGCAGCCTGTTTATGCTGCGTGACACGTCCGGCACCATGAGCCTGTCTGGCGAAAAACTGGAAAAGGTGCGCAAACGCAAAGCCGAGCAGGAAGCTCTCGACAAACAGGATGAACAGAAAGACTGA
- the trxC gene encoding thioredoxin TrxC, producing MVDENRHIVCPNCNKVNRVPASRLSAGGTCGACKQLLWPDNVPEFTEQAFATHIARSDLPVLVDFWASWCGPCKAMAPQFALAAKDWKGKVRFAKLNTEQHPGPSGQFGIRSIPTLILFRNGREHARQSGAMNQAQIDQWLGAQVK from the coding sequence ATGGTGGATGAAAACCGTCACATCGTTTGCCCAAACTGCAACAAAGTAAATCGGGTTCCTGCCAGTCGCTTGTCAGCGGGTGGCACCTGCGGTGCGTGCAAGCAGCTGTTGTGGCCAGATAACGTGCCTGAGTTTACTGAACAGGCGTTCGCCACTCACATCGCTCGTAGCGACTTGCCGGTGCTGGTGGATTTTTGGGCCAGCTGGTGCGGCCCCTGCAAGGCTATGGCGCCGCAGTTTGCGCTGGCGGCGAAAGACTGGAAGGGTAAAGTACGCTTTGCCAAGCTGAATACCGAGCAGCACCCAGGCCCGTCGGGGCAGTTTGGGATTCGCAGTATTCCCACGCTGATTCTGTTTCGCAATGGCCGCGAGCATGCTCGTCAGAGTGGCGCCATGAATCAGGCTCAGATTGATCAGTGGCTGGGCGCTCAGGTGAAGTAG
- a CDS encoding thiamine pyrophosphate-dependent dehydrogenase E1 component subunit alpha: MTTTKSKTVHSPIFTDGAEFRISTFKLLKQDGSLYKGGKAPDISKEKALRIYHAMVTTRILDERMLAAQRQGRLSFYMQCTGEEAAVIGSAAALGDSDMIMAQYREQGALAYRGFTIDEFMNQLFGNDKDYGKGRQMPVHYGSKKLYYMTISSPLATQIPQATGYAYGQKLAGEGHCTLVYFGEGAASEGDFHAALNMAAVHRVPVIFFCRNNGYAISTPASEQFAADGIAPRAYGYKMDVIRVDGNDVLAVYQATEKARQLAVEENRPVLIEAMTYRLAAHSSSDDPSGYRSKDEEAIWREKDPILRTQNWLKSHDWWSDSEEKELQERLRREVLETMKQAQKRPPPALETLITDVYKEVPPALNAQFEKLKAHIRRHPDAYPKSANDPAITGKPASTQKGEA; the protein is encoded by the coding sequence ATGACAACAACAAAGTCAAAAACCGTGCACTCCCCCATTTTCACTGATGGCGCGGAGTTTCGAATTTCCACCTTCAAACTGCTCAAACAGGACGGCTCGCTGTACAAAGGCGGTAAAGCGCCTGATATAAGCAAAGAAAAAGCCCTGCGCATTTACCACGCCATGGTCACCACCCGCATTCTGGACGAGCGCATGTTAGCCGCCCAACGCCAGGGCCGGCTCAGCTTTTACATGCAATGCACCGGTGAAGAAGCCGCCGTTATTGGCAGTGCAGCAGCACTGGGTGATAGCGACATGATTATGGCCCAATACCGCGAACAAGGTGCGCTGGCCTACCGTGGATTCACCATCGACGAGTTCATGAACCAGCTGTTCGGTAACGACAAAGACTACGGCAAAGGCCGGCAGATGCCGGTGCATTACGGTTCGAAAAAACTCTATTACATGACCATTTCATCACCGTTGGCCACCCAGATTCCCCAGGCCACCGGTTATGCTTATGGCCAGAAGCTGGCCGGTGAAGGCCACTGTACACTGGTCTACTTTGGCGAAGGCGCCGCCTCCGAAGGCGACTTCCATGCGGCTCTGAATATGGCCGCCGTTCACCGGGTACCTGTGATCTTTTTCTGCCGCAATAACGGTTACGCGATTTCCACACCGGCCTCCGAGCAGTTCGCTGCCGATGGTATAGCGCCGCGGGCCTACGGCTACAAAATGGACGTGATTCGGGTAGACGGCAACGACGTTCTGGCGGTGTACCAGGCCACCGAAAAAGCCCGCCAGCTGGCCGTAGAAGAGAACCGCCCGGTACTGATTGAAGCCATGACGTACCGCTTGGCCGCCCACTCGTCCTCCGATGACCCCTCCGGCTACCGCAGCAAAGACGAAGAAGCCATCTGGCGTGAAAAAGATCCGATTCTGCGCACCCAAAACTGGCTGAAGTCACACGATTGGTGGAGCGACAGTGAAGAAAAAGAATTACAGGAACGCCTGCGCCGCGAGGTTCTTGAAACCATGAAGCAAGCGCAGAAGCGGCCACCACCGGCACTGGAAACCTTAATCACCGATGTTTACAAAGAAGTGCCGCCAGCCCTGAATGCGCAGTTCGAGAAACTGAAAGCGCACATTCGTCGGCACCCGGACGCCTACCCGAAGAGCGCGAACGATCCGGCTATTACTGGAAAACCCGCTAGCACCCAAAAAGGAGAGGCTTGA
- a CDS encoding alpha-ketoacid dehydrogenase subunit beta translates to MAKMNMLQAINNALDTAMAANERVLCFGEDVGIFGGVFRATSNLQQKYGKTRCFNTPLVEQGIIGFANGLAAQGSVPVAEIQFADYIFPAFDQIVNETAKFRYRSGNLFDVGGLTIRAPYGGGIAGGLYHSQSPEAYFAHTPGLKVVVPRNPHQAKGLLLAAIHDPDPVLFFEPKRLYRASVGEVPEEAYQLPLGEAEVLKEGTDVTVLGWGAQMEVIEHAVEMAEKDGISCEVIDLRSILPWDVDTVAKSVLKTGRLVITHEAPLTGGFAGEIAATIQERCFLYLESPIARVAGMDTPFPLVLEKEHFPNLLKVYEAICDSVEF, encoded by the coding sequence ATGGCTAAGATGAACATGCTGCAAGCCATTAACAACGCCTTGGATACAGCCATGGCGGCGAATGAGCGGGTGCTGTGCTTTGGCGAAGACGTGGGCATTTTTGGCGGGGTATTCCGCGCCACCAGCAATCTGCAACAAAAGTACGGCAAGACGCGCTGTTTTAACACGCCTTTAGTGGAACAAGGCATCATCGGCTTCGCCAACGGTCTGGCGGCGCAAGGCTCGGTGCCGGTGGCGGAAATACAATTCGCCGACTACATTTTCCCGGCCTTTGACCAGATCGTGAACGAAACCGCGAAATTCCGTTATCGCTCCGGCAATCTGTTTGACGTCGGCGGGCTGACCATTCGCGCACCTTACGGCGGCGGCATTGCAGGCGGCCTGTACCACTCCCAGTCACCGGAAGCCTATTTTGCCCACACACCGGGCCTGAAAGTGGTAGTGCCACGCAATCCACATCAGGCCAAAGGCCTTTTGTTGGCCGCCATTCACGACCCCGACCCGGTGCTGTTCTTCGAGCCCAAGCGCCTGTACCGGGCATCCGTGGGCGAGGTGCCGGAAGAAGCCTACCAACTTCCACTAGGCGAAGCTGAAGTCCTCAAAGAAGGCACAGACGTGACGGTTCTGGGCTGGGGTGCGCAAATGGAAGTCATCGAACACGCGGTGGAGATGGCAGAAAAAGACGGAATTTCCTGCGAAGTAATCGACCTGCGCAGCATATTGCCCTGGGACGTTGATACTGTGGCCAAATCGGTTCTGAAAACCGGGCGACTGGTGATTACCCACGAGGCCCCGTTAACCGGTGGCTTTGCCGGCGAAATCGCGGCCACTATTCAAGAGCGCTGCTTTCTATATTTGGAATCGCCTATTGCCCGGGTAGCCGGAATGGACACGCCCTTCCCGCTGGTGCTGGAAAAAGAACACTTTCCCAATCTGTTGAAGGTGTATGAAGCCATTTGCGACAGCGTCGAATTCTAA
- a CDS encoding 2-oxo acid dehydrogenase subunit E2: MSDFILPDIGEGIVECELVKWLVSEGDMIEEDQPVVEVMTDKALVEIPAPHKGQVKRLYYKEGDIAKVHAPLFELSEEGSEQEESVANNDDGSAPEKANISSAPASQKAETKKQASDSNGSNETTSATEIKTPASPAVRRLMREYDLSLGHISGSGRDGRVLKEDVLAHLKQPEGRTNESVGAQSAKRSGAIDQQVRIEPIKGMKAVMAKRMVASASTIPHFIFNEDIDVTELLALRAQLKPLAEASGSRLTLMPFIMKAMALAIRDYPILNSRVNDEVTEIHYQPQCNIGMAVDSKAGLMVPNIKGVEHLTLLEIADEVTRLTEAAREGRVAQDDLKGGTITISNIGALGGTYASPIINAPEVAIVALGRTQTLPRFDQAGNVTARAIMPVSWAGDHRIIDGGTIARFSNCWKGYLESPQSMLLHLG, translated from the coding sequence ATGAGTGATTTTATACTGCCCGATATCGGCGAAGGCATTGTAGAGTGCGAACTGGTGAAGTGGCTGGTCAGCGAAGGCGATATGATCGAAGAAGATCAGCCGGTGGTTGAAGTAATGACCGACAAAGCGCTGGTGGAAATACCCGCACCTCACAAGGGACAGGTCAAACGGCTTTATTACAAAGAAGGCGATATTGCCAAGGTGCACGCACCCCTGTTTGAATTGTCAGAAGAGGGTAGCGAGCAGGAAGAGAGCGTCGCCAACAATGACGACGGCTCCGCCCCAGAAAAAGCTAACATAAGTTCAGCGCCGGCCAGTCAAAAGGCCGAAACAAAAAAACAGGCGAGCGATAGCAACGGCTCTAATGAAACAACAAGTGCAACGGAAATCAAAACCCCGGCCAGCCCGGCGGTAAGACGCCTGATGCGCGAGTACGATTTGTCGTTGGGTCACATCAGCGGCTCCGGCAGAGACGGCCGGGTGCTGAAAGAAGATGTGCTGGCTCACCTGAAACAGCCAGAAGGCCGAACAAACGAGTCCGTGGGCGCTCAATCAGCGAAGCGCTCCGGCGCCATTGACCAGCAGGTTCGCATAGAACCGATCAAGGGTATGAAGGCAGTGATGGCCAAACGCATGGTGGCTTCAGCCTCCACCATTCCCCACTTCATCTTCAATGAAGACATTGATGTAACCGAACTGCTGGCTCTGCGCGCGCAGCTCAAACCCTTGGCCGAAGCCAGCGGATCACGGCTCACCTTGATGCCGTTCATCATGAAAGCCATGGCCCTGGCCATTCGCGACTACCCAATTCTGAACAGCCGGGTAAACGACGAGGTCACTGAAATCCATTACCAGCCCCAATGCAACATTGGTATGGCGGTGGACAGCAAAGCCGGGCTGATGGTGCCCAATATCAAAGGCGTGGAACACCTCACCCTGCTAGAAATTGCCGATGAAGTGACGCGCCTGACCGAAGCGGCCCGCGAAGGCCGCGTGGCTCAAGACGACTTGAAAGGCGGCACCATCACTATTTCCAACATTGGGGCATTAGGCGGCACCTACGCTTCACCCATCATCAACGCACCGGAAGTGGCGATTGTAGCCTTGGGCCGCACCCAAACACTGCCGCGCTTTGATCAGGCAGGCAATGTAACTGCGCGCGCTATTATGCCCGTCAGCTGGGCGGGGGATCACCGCATAATCGACGGCGGCACCATTGCCCGTTTCAGTAATTGCTGGAAAGGCTATCTGGAATCGCCACAGTCCATGCTCTTGCACTTGGGCTAA